The DNA sequence CTATTTTACGCGTGGTATTATGGCGCATTTCAACAACGAAGCGCAGTTTGCTGGGGTACTAGGCCACGAGATCGGTCACGTTACCGCCCGTCACTCGGCCCGTCAATACAGTCGTACCATACTGGCGCAGGTGGGTCTCATTGCGGGGATGATCCTCTCGCCAGAATTTGCACAATTTGGCAACGAAGCCAGTCAGGCCATGCAGCTCATGCTCCTCAAATACGGCCGTGATGCCGAAAGTGAATCCGATAAACTAGGTGTAGAATATTCATCGGAAATCGGCTACGATGCCCACGAGATGGCCGGTTTCTTCGCTACACTCGATCGCCTAAGCGGTGGCCCGGAAGGGCGCCTGCCTACGTTTTTGTCTACGCACCCCGATCCTTCCGATCGCAATGTAAAAGTAGGACAACTGGCCGACCAATGGCAACGCAAAAACAACGGTGGCCCCTATGAAGTAGGTCGCGATACTTATCTACGCATGATCGACGGACTCATGTACGGCGAAGATCCTCGCCAGGGATTTGTAGAGAACAGTAACTTCTATCACCCTGATTTAAAATTCCAGTACGCGATCCCTAGTGGCTGGCAGACCGCCAATACGCCGCAACAAGTACAGATGGCGCCCGAAGATGGCAAAGCGGTGATGATACTCCAATTGGGGCAGGGGACTTCGCTGGAAGCTGCCGCACAAGCAACAGCTGAAAAATACCAACTGCGCACCACGGGCAGTCAGCGCCGTACCGTCAACGGCCTTTCCGCACTCGAAGTGTACGCCGATCTCGTGCAGGAAGGACAAGACGCCAATGGCCAACCCGCACAGCAGGTACTCAAGACCCTCTCGTACTACATCCAGTACGGCGAGCTGATCTACCATTTTCTGGGACTGTCTACCGAGCAGGATTTTGCCTCCTATCGGGGTAGAATGCTGACCACAATGACCAGCTTCAATACCCTCAACGACCCTGATAAACTAAACCGTCAGGCTGAGCGGATCAAAATTGAAACCCTTCCCCGCGACATGACCTTGCGGGAGGCCTTCTCCAATTATCGCCAACCTAGCGACAGAATGGAGGAATTGGCCATCCTGAACGGCATGGAGCTGACCGTACGTCTCAAGAAAGGTACCCTCATCAAGACGGTTACTACGCCTAGTGGAGGTCAGTAAGGAGGGTGGTGCTGTTGCTTGCCGAATCAAAACAGCAGCACCATTCCCCAAAAACTACTATCTTCATCCCTTCAGACTTGTCTTTTAACCAAAGTAACCTATGGGGCTTTTTATTGGGATCATTGTAGCACTTGCTTTTTCGGCGCTTTTTTCAGGTTCAGAAATGGCTTTTGTATCTGCCAATAAGCTGAAGATTGAACTCAAGAAAAAGAAAGGCTCGTACCGGAGCCTGGTCTTGTCGGGTTGGTATGACGGTCCCAACAACTTCATCAGCACGATGTTGGTAGGCAACAACATTGCGCTGGTCGTCTTTACTTACTTGATGGGGCAGTTGCTTTCCCCTTTTCTTTCGCAATTACTGGGGATTTCCGAAGAAAGCATCTCGCAGGTGCTACTCCAAACAGTACTGATTACCATCGTCGTTCTCGTCTTTGGGGAGTTTCTACCCAAGACCCTGTTTCGCTTGTTTGCCGACGATTTTCTTTACCAATTGGCCATCCCTCTGCGATCGCTTCAGTTTTTGTTGTTTCCCTTTGCTTGGGGCATGACCAAGGCATCGGACCTGGTCTTGCGCGTACTTTTCAAAAAGAAAGTAGCTCCAACAGAGCAAATCCTCACGCGCCTGGATCTGGAAAACTTCGTACGTGAGTCGCGCTCCGATGCGCAGGAAGAAATTGACAAAGACCTTTTCGGTAAAGCATTAAACCTACGGGAAGTTCGTGTAAGGGAGAGTATGGTTCCGCGCACCGAGATCGAAAGTATTGATGTCAATGCCAGCCTTGAGGAGTTGGTAGATCTTTTTCAACAAACGCGT is a window from the Lewinella sp. LCG006 genome containing:
- a CDS encoding M48 family metalloprotease; the protein is MIHLRIPYRSLLLTVLVLLLSFSWDSCARNPVTGKNQLMLMSAGQEQAMGDQSDPAIVAQFGLYQNDEMQQFLNSKGQEMAAVSHRADLKFDFKLLDSPVVNAFALPGGYVYFTRGIMAHFNNEAQFAGVLGHEIGHVTARHSARQYSRTILAQVGLIAGMILSPEFAQFGNEASQAMQLMLLKYGRDAESESDKLGVEYSSEIGYDAHEMAGFFATLDRLSGGPEGRLPTFLSTHPDPSDRNVKVGQLADQWQRKNNGGPYEVGRDTYLRMIDGLMYGEDPRQGFVENSNFYHPDLKFQYAIPSGWQTANTPQQVQMAPEDGKAVMILQLGQGTSLEAAAQATAEKYQLRTTGSQRRTVNGLSALEVYADLVQEGQDANGQPAQQVLKTLSYYIQYGELIYHFLGLSTEQDFASYRGRMLTTMTSFNTLNDPDKLNRQAERIKIETLPRDMTLREAFSNYRQPSDRMEELAILNGMELTVRLKKGTLIKTVTTPSGGQ
- a CDS encoding hemolysin family protein, with the protein product MGLFIGIIVALAFSALFSGSEMAFVSANKLKIELKKKKGSYRSLVLSGWYDGPNNFISTMLVGNNIALVVFTYLMGQLLSPFLSQLLGISEESISQVLLQTVLITIVVLVFGEFLPKTLFRLFADDFLYQLAIPLRSLQFLLFPFAWGMTKASDLVLRVLFKKKVAPTEQILTRLDLENFVRESRSDAQEEIDKDLFGKALNLREVRVRESMVPRTEIESIDVNASLEELVDLFQQTRFSRLLVINEDVDNVLGYVHHQQLFEESKSIKELTLPIPFVPETMYVTELMNKLIKENMSIACVFDEFGGVSGIITLEDILEEIFGEIEDEHDQGDHIEEELGNGSFLFSGRLEIDFLNEKYGLFLPEGEYHTLSGYLVTTTEDIPEQGVVLDLGDYRFTIELVSNTRIETVKIETINKEE